In Mastigocladopsis repens PCC 10914, a single window of DNA contains:
- a CDS encoding D-alanyl-D-alanine carboxypeptidase, whose translation MLELFGSGLISIWLEMAGVNVKPINALDILAWQGSPGLVLAADPNPVGATTVLEYLKGLQTLKLVAANQTQSQGIWIQSGPMLMANHQGTIPLPAASLTKIATSLVALDNFGPDHQFQTLVSATGPLQNGVLQGDLVITGGGDPLFVWEEAIAIGNSLNKMGIKRITGNLVITGNFAMNFQRHPLLAGQMLKQALNTATWSRAAAFQHSLMPKGTPKPQVVIAGVVKVEAQANPQQMLLLRHYSLPLKQIIREMNVFSNNEMAQMLAEAVGGAQVVQFTAARLARVPQSEIQLINGSGLGQENRISPRAVCAMLMAIQQKALVHELTLADLFPASGLDHRGTMHSRHLPAATIMKTGTLRDVSALAGVMPTRDRGLVWFAIINRGTNISGFRAGQDQLLQRLSQQLQVAQGVPATLAPHIAINTLPQFGADERNEMLYGG comes from the coding sequence ATGCTGGAATTGTTTGGTTCAGGTTTGATTTCTATTTGGCTCGAAATGGCTGGGGTAAATGTCAAGCCGATAAATGCTTTGGATATATTGGCTTGGCAAGGTAGCCCTGGCTTGGTTCTTGCCGCCGATCCAAATCCAGTTGGGGCTACTACAGTGCTGGAATATCTCAAGGGACTGCAAACATTGAAATTAGTAGCAGCAAATCAAACCCAAAGCCAGGGAATTTGGATACAGTCAGGACCTATGCTGATGGCTAATCACCAAGGTACAATTCCTCTACCTGCTGCTTCCTTAACCAAAATTGCCACCTCACTTGTTGCTTTAGACAATTTTGGACCAGACCACCAATTTCAAACTTTGGTCAGCGCTACAGGACCATTGCAAAATGGGGTGTTACAAGGCGATTTGGTGATTACTGGCGGTGGTGATCCGTTGTTTGTCTGGGAGGAAGCGATCGCCATTGGGAATAGTCTCAACAAGATGGGCATTAAGCGGATCACAGGAAATTTGGTCATTACTGGCAATTTTGCCATGAATTTTCAACGGCATCCGCTGCTAGCAGGTCAGATGCTCAAGCAAGCATTAAATACTGCCACTTGGTCGCGTGCAGCCGCTTTTCAACACTCGCTCATGCCAAAAGGAACTCCCAAGCCTCAAGTTGTCATTGCAGGGGTAGTGAAAGTCGAGGCTCAAGCCAATCCTCAACAGATGTTGCTCCTGCGTCACTACTCGCTCCCGTTAAAGCAAATCATCAGGGAGATGAACGTTTTCAGTAACAATGAGATGGCTCAGATGCTAGCAGAGGCTGTTGGGGGAGCGCAAGTCGTCCAATTTACAGCTGCTAGGCTTGCAAGGGTACCCCAGTCAGAAATTCAGTTAATCAACGGTTCAGGTTTGGGACAGGAAAATCGCATTTCCCCCAGAGCAGTTTGTGCTATGTTAATGGCAATTCAACAGAAAGCACTTGTTCATGAGTTGACTTTGGCTGACTTATTTCCAGCCTCAGGGTTGGACCATCGGGGAACAATGCACTCCAGACACCTACCTGCTGCCACTATCATGAAAACTGGTACTCTCCGGGATGTCAGTGCTTTAGCAGGAGTGATGCCTACACGCGATCGCGGTTTGGTTTGGTTTGCCATTATTAACCGTGGTACAAACATTTCAGGTTTTCGCGCTGGGCAAGACCAATTGTTGCAACGTCTTTCGCAGCAACTCCAAGTAGCTCAAGGTGTTCCTGCTACCCTTGCTCCCCACATAGCCATCAACACATTACCCCAATTTGGAGCAGATGAGCGTAATGAGATGTTATATGGAGGGTAG
- a CDS encoding LabA-like NYN domain-containing protein, with protein MLNNLENDSIFTPEQVLENRGRVAIFIDGSNLFYAALQLGIEIDYTKLLCRLTAGSRLLRAFFYTGVDRTNEKQQGFLLWMRRNGYRVIAKDLVQLPDGSKKANLDVEIAVDMMALVDSYDTAVLVSGDGDLAYAVNSVSYRGVRVEVVSLRSMTSDSLINVSDRYIDLEAIKEDIQKTPRQSYPYRPLSSMGFLEDPRESDGHLEIQE; from the coding sequence ATGTTGAATAATCTGGAAAACGACTCAATATTCACGCCAGAACAAGTTTTAGAAAATCGGGGTCGTGTTGCAATATTTATTGATGGCTCAAATTTATTTTATGCAGCACTGCAACTAGGAATTGAAATTGATTACACGAAGTTACTATGCAGATTGACAGCTGGCTCTAGACTGCTGCGAGCTTTCTTTTACACTGGAGTAGACCGCACCAACGAGAAACAGCAGGGTTTTCTGTTGTGGATGCGACGCAACGGGTATCGAGTCATTGCTAAAGATTTGGTACAGTTGCCAGATGGATCAAAAAAAGCCAACTTGGATGTAGAAATTGCGGTAGATATGATGGCTTTAGTAGATTCATATGATACAGCGGTGTTAGTGAGCGGCGATGGAGATTTGGCGTATGCGGTCAATTCGGTGAGCTATCGCGGCGTGCGGGTCGAAGTCGTGAGTTTGCGCTCAATGACGAGCGACAGTTTAATCAATGTTAGCGATCGCTATATTGATTTAGAAGCAATAAAAGAAGATATTCAAAAAACCCCTCGCCAAAGCTATCCTTATCGACCATTATCCAGTATGGGTTTTTTGGAAGACCCTAGGGAAAGTGACGGTCATTTAGAAATTCAAGAGTAA
- a CDS encoding response regulator has translation MELKRILLVEDSINDVELILTSLAENHLGNEVVVVRDGEEALDYLHRRGLYRLRREGHPVVVLLDLKLPKVDGIEVLMQLKADPQLRVVPVVVLTSSREEQDLARCYDLGVNGYVVKPIDFHEFVEVIRGLGLFWAIINEPPPGSLPPARSTQGVAGI, from the coding sequence ATGGAACTAAAGCGCATTCTCCTAGTTGAGGACAGCATTAACGATGTTGAGTTAATCCTGACTTCACTGGCAGAAAACCATTTGGGCAATGAAGTCGTTGTCGTTCGTGACGGCGAAGAAGCATTGGATTACCTACACCGTCGAGGTTTATATCGTTTGCGCCGTGAGGGTCATCCGGTTGTGGTACTGCTGGATCTCAAGTTACCAAAAGTTGATGGCATAGAAGTTCTGATGCAACTCAAGGCTGATCCACAATTGCGAGTGGTGCCAGTGGTTGTGTTAACCTCTTCCCGTGAAGAGCAGGATCTAGCTCGCTGTTATGACCTTGGCGTCAATGGCTACGTGGTTAAGCCTATCGATTTTCATGAATTTGTTGAAGTCATTAGAGGGCTGGGGTTATTTTGGGCAATAATTAATGAACCACCCCCCGGTTCGTTACCTCCGGCACGAAGTACTCAAGGAGTTGCAGGAATATAG
- the lptC gene encoding LPS export ABC transporter periplasmic protein LptC — protein MKQQEKKRGRGEEKKRGGSRRNFPHSFTPRLLFLTLCLTIGLAACGGSKNQVVTKTPSESPSPLNKENNLTFFDVTLEQADEVGRPIWRVKAKQAKYTKEKQIGEAESPYGELYQDGKVVYQVQAQKADIEQDGKQLFLKGKIIATDPRNGVVLRGNELEWRPKEDLLIVRNQLNGTHKQLQAVATEARVTTRQQRIEFSGGVVANSSEPQLQMRTEHLIWRIKEEKLIGDRPLQIDHYKNNQITDRGKGDAAEVNLKTKIATVTKNGQMELLDPPVQIASNSMSWNLNTETVTTNSPVRVFHRAENTTVSANQGEMKIAQKTIYLTGNVYSVGQRRQTLRSKTLTWYLDKKLVEAEGDVVYRQVDPPLAFTGEKASGNLQGETIVVTGGNSGNKVVTEIIPQERKVKSQ, from the coding sequence ATGAAGCAGCAAGAAAAGAAGAGGGGGAGAGGGGAGGAAAAAAAGAGGGGGGGAAGTAGAAGAAATTTTCCCCACTCCTTCACTCCCCGGCTCCTTTTTTTAACCCTTTGCCTAACAATTGGGTTAGCGGCGTGTGGTGGAAGCAAAAACCAAGTAGTCACCAAAACTCCTTCTGAGAGTCCATCACCACTGAACAAGGAAAATAATTTGACTTTCTTTGATGTCACCTTGGAACAGGCTGATGAAGTCGGACGACCTATTTGGAGAGTCAAAGCTAAACAGGCGAAATACACCAAAGAAAAACAAATTGGTGAGGCTGAGAGTCCCTATGGTGAACTCTACCAAGATGGCAAAGTCGTATATCAAGTACAAGCTCAAAAGGCAGACATTGAGCAAGATGGTAAGCAGTTGTTTCTCAAAGGAAAGATAATTGCTACAGACCCGCGCAATGGTGTTGTGTTGCGCGGTAATGAATTGGAATGGCGACCCAAAGAAGATTTGCTCATTGTCCGCAACCAGCTCAACGGCACCCATAAACAACTACAAGCGGTGGCGACCGAAGCACGAGTCACAACTCGTCAACAGCGCATAGAATTTTCTGGAGGGGTGGTTGCAAACTCCTCTGAACCGCAATTGCAAATGCGAACTGAGCATTTGATTTGGCGAATAAAAGAGGAAAAATTAATAGGCGATCGCCCCCTCCAGATTGACCACTATAAAAATAACCAAATTACCGACCGAGGTAAAGGAGACGCTGCTGAAGTCAACTTGAAAACAAAAATTGCCACTGTTACGAAGAATGGTCAGATGGAATTACTAGACCCACCAGTGCAAATAGCTAGTAATTCTATGAGTTGGAACCTAAACACAGAAACTGTCACCACAAATTCTCCTGTGCGGGTATTCCATCGCGCTGAAAATACGACGGTAAGTGCTAATCAAGGTGAAATGAAGATAGCGCAAAAAACCATTTATTTAACAGGCAATGTTTACAGTGTTGGACAGCGTCGCCAGACTCTTAGATCGAAGACCTTAACATGGTATCTTGACAAAAAATTGGTTGAGGCTGAAGGCGATGTGGTTTATCGCCAAGTAGACCCTCCGTTAGCTTTTACAGGTGAAAAAGCTTCTGGTAATCTACAAGGAGAAACTATTGTTGTCACTGGTGGCAATTCTGGTAATAAGGTAGTGACAGAAATTATTCCGCAAGAACGGAAAGTTAAAAGTCAATAG
- a CDS encoding alpha/beta fold hydrolase has protein sequence MTTPKVELKPCFLTPRRLQPEFPLFVYLPGMDGTGQLLRSQTAGLEVGFDVRCLAIPREDFTSWDVLANNVLDLIHAELEKSSQRSVYLCGESFGGCLAQKVAIKAPQLFKRIVLINSASAFNLRPLLSLSSQLTYFVPSNLYDIGALGLMPFLASLSRISKSDRHELLKTMRSVPPQTVLWRISLLREFHVDDVQLRRLTQPVLVIAGANDRLLPSLDEARRLVNIFPNSKMVVLPESGHACLLETDTNLYEIMKANNFLESLAQIANELEVRS, from the coding sequence ATGACTACTCCAAAAGTTGAGCTTAAGCCGTGTTTCCTAACTCCCAGAAGACTACAGCCAGAGTTTCCACTATTTGTATATTTGCCAGGGATGGATGGAACTGGTCAACTATTGCGATCGCAAACTGCCGGATTAGAAGTTGGCTTTGATGTCCGCTGTTTAGCAATACCACGGGAAGACTTCACCAGTTGGGATGTGTTAGCTAATAACGTATTGGACTTGATCCACGCCGAATTGGAAAAAAGCTCCCAGCGTTCTGTTTACCTGTGTGGAGAGTCGTTTGGAGGTTGTTTGGCGCAGAAAGTGGCGATCAAAGCACCACAGTTATTTAAGCGTATCGTTCTTATTAACTCAGCAAGCGCCTTTAATCTTCGCCCTTTGTTAAGTTTGTCTTCCCAACTGACTTACTTCGTCCCATCCAACCTTTATGACATCGGCGCACTGGGTTTAATGCCATTTCTAGCATCATTGTCCCGCATTTCTAAGAGCGATCGCCATGAACTCCTAAAAACCATGCGTTCCGTACCACCACAAACAGTGCTTTGGCGGATCTCGTTACTGAGAGAGTTTCATGTTGATGATGTGCAGTTACGCCGCCTCACTCAACCCGTTTTGGTTATTGCCGGTGCCAATGACCGACTTTTACCTTCTCTTGATGAAGCAAGACGTTTAGTCAATATCTTTCCTAACTCCAAGATGGTTGTGCTACCTGAGAGCGGACACGCCTGCTTACTAGAAACAGACACTAATCTCTACGAAATTATGAAAGCAAACAATTTTTTAGAAAGTCTTGCTCAAATAGCGAATGAGTTAGAGGTTAGGAGCTAG
- the plsX gene encoding phosphate acyltransferase PlsX — MGSTCARIAIDAMGGDHAPGEIVAGALRAREELGVKVLLVGDPQQIERKLPPNTNLGQVEIVPAEDAIAMDEEPLSAIRRKPKASINVAMDLVKRQQADAVVSAGHSGAAMAAALLRLGRLRGIDRPAIGAVFPTIVANKPVLILDVGANVDCRPKFLEQFAVMGSVYSQYVLGIEQPLVGLLNIGEEDSKGNDAAVRANQLLRENPQISFIGNAEGRDVLSGRFDVIVCDGFVGNVLLKFAEAVGGVILQILREELPQGLHGQIGTAILKPNLKRIKQRMDHAEHGGGLLLGVDGICIISHGSSQAPSIFNAIRIAKEAVDNQVLDRIQSQYQSTQCESG; from the coding sequence ATGGGATCGACTTGCGCACGGATCGCAATTGACGCAATGGGAGGGGATCACGCACCCGGTGAAATCGTGGCTGGCGCACTGCGGGCACGAGAAGAATTGGGTGTAAAAGTCTTACTGGTGGGCGATCCCCAACAAATAGAAAGGAAACTGCCGCCAAACACAAATCTGGGGCAGGTGGAGATCGTTCCTGCTGAGGATGCGATCGCAATGGACGAGGAGCCTTTAAGCGCCATCAGACGCAAACCCAAGGCTTCGATCAACGTGGCGATGGATTTGGTGAAACGTCAACAGGCAGATGCTGTGGTTTCTGCCGGTCACTCTGGGGCAGCTATGGCAGCAGCTTTGCTCCGCCTGGGACGACTGCGAGGGATTGACCGTCCCGCAATTGGTGCGGTTTTCCCCACGATAGTCGCAAATAAGCCAGTGCTGATACTTGATGTCGGCGCAAACGTAGACTGCCGTCCTAAGTTTTTAGAACAGTTTGCCGTCATGGGGTCGGTTTACAGTCAATATGTTTTGGGTATTGAACAACCATTAGTAGGTTTGTTGAATATCGGTGAAGAAGACAGCAAAGGCAATGACGCGGCTGTCCGCGCTAACCAACTGCTGCGTGAAAATCCCCAAATTTCATTTATTGGCAATGCTGAAGGACGTGATGTCCTTTCTGGTCGCTTTGATGTGATTGTATGTGATGGGTTTGTGGGTAATGTGTTGCTAAAATTTGCCGAGGCGGTTGGGGGAGTTATTCTGCAGATTTTGCGAGAAGAATTACCCCAAGGATTGCACGGTCAAATTGGTACAGCAATTTTAAAACCAAACCTCAAGCGAATTAAGCAGCGCATGGATCATGCAGAACACGGAGGAGGCTTACTTTTGGGCGTAGACGGAATTTGCATTATTAGTCACGGTAGCTCCCAAGCACCTTCGATTTTTAATGCAATTCGCATAGCAAAAGAAGCTGTAGATAATCAAGTGCTGGACAGAATTCAGTCCCAATATCAAAGCACTCAGTGCGAGAGTGGTTAG
- a CDS encoding PAS domain-containing sensor histidine kinase has protein sequence MPNFTVTRTLSQAASVFVIFVGCIVLIGWIVDIALLKSVLPGLVTMKANTAIAFLLSGVSLWLLLKTQERKRGGFPISPRFHVLIAQSCAIAVMLFGLLTLCQYLFGWNIGIDELLFRDLRKAVETSHQGRMGTNTAGNFVLIGVALWLLGQKTYRCYWLAQGLTLVVALISLQAFIGYAYGVRNFYQFGAYTTSMALHTALTFGVLCLGVLYTRPNHGFMQTITSELNGGAIARLLIPNAIVLPLAVGWLILQGQRAKQYDSAFSISLLVVSLDVMFLALIWRNATFLNKLDSNRKQAEAALRQSEERYRLLAENVPQMVWMTNADGLVEYFNQRWLDYTGLKIHETLGWDWQQVVHPDDLPTAIEKWTTGLQTGNRVEVQYRLRRVDGAYRWHIAQALPLRDEGGTIIKWFGTSTDIDDQKRSEQALRQSEARLRLFVESDIIGIHFGDVYGGVSEVNDAYLRIVGYTRKDFQQGRVCWRDITPPEYIPLDEAAIAEAKEKRVCIPYEKEYIRKDGTRVPVLIGFTLIGEKREEAIAFILDLSDRKRAEAALIESEQRFRYVTDTAPMMVWMSGKDKLFNYFNKPWLDFTGRTMEQELGNGWLQGVHPDDFLRCLERYTHAFDARQDFRMEYRLQRFDGEYRWILDIGVPRFTPEGEFLGYIGSCIDIENRKQAEAQIRQLNETLEERVKQRTSQLEAANKELESFSYSVSHDLRAPLRHITGFVDLLQKRLGSTALDETSQRYLNIITEATKQAGKLIDDLLTFSRMGRTEMRHTTIDMNLLVREVQGDLVPETKNYQVSWQIESLPQVQGDPSMLRLVLRNLLENALKYSKTRPTTEITLGSISSEQEVVFFVRDNGIGFDMKYAHKLFGVFQRLHSDPQFEGTGVGLANVQRIIHRHGGRVWAESEIDKVATFYFSLPRRFEVSSGE, from the coding sequence ATGCCTAACTTCACCGTTACTAGAACCCTTTCACAAGCTGCAAGTGTCTTTGTTATTTTCGTCGGTTGTATCGTGTTGATTGGCTGGATAGTTGACATTGCCCTGCTCAAGAGCGTACTTCCAGGACTCGTGACAATGAAAGCCAATACCGCGATCGCTTTTTTACTGTCTGGGGTGTCACTTTGGCTTTTGTTAAAAACACAGGAGCGCAAAAGGGGAGGTTTCCCCATATCCCCGCGTTTTCATGTCCTTATAGCCCAAAGTTGCGCCATCGCCGTAATGCTTTTTGGACTTCTCACCTTATGTCAATACCTCTTTGGATGGAATATTGGTATTGACGAACTCCTGTTTCGTGACTTACGGAAAGCTGTAGAAACATCTCATCAGGGTCGGATGGGCACAAATACTGCCGGAAATTTTGTGCTCATAGGTGTAGCGCTGTGGCTGTTGGGGCAAAAGACTTACCGCTGTTATTGGCTAGCTCAGGGTTTGACCTTGGTTGTTGCTTTAATTTCTTTGCAAGCATTCATTGGCTATGCCTATGGGGTGAGAAATTTTTACCAGTTCGGAGCTTATACTACCTCCATGGCGTTACATACGGCACTAACGTTTGGGGTGCTTTGTTTGGGAGTATTGTACACCCGTCCCAATCACGGATTCATGCAAACGATTACCAGTGAACTGAATGGCGGTGCAATCGCGCGTCTGTTGATACCAAATGCAATCGTCCTGCCTCTGGCTGTGGGCTGGTTGATTCTTCAAGGACAAAGAGCGAAGCAGTACGACTCCGCTTTTAGTATATCGCTGCTAGTGGTGTCGCTGGATGTGATGTTTTTAGCACTCATTTGGCGGAACGCAACTTTCCTTAATAAGCTAGATAGCAATCGCAAACAAGCAGAAGCTGCACTGCGCCAAAGTGAAGAACGCTATCGATTGCTTGCGGAAAACGTTCCTCAAATGGTTTGGATGACCAACGCTGATGGCTTGGTAGAATACTTCAATCAGCGTTGGCTGGACTACACTGGACTAAAAATCCACGAAACCTTGGGATGGGATTGGCAACAGGTTGTTCATCCTGACGACTTGCCAACAGCTATAGAAAAATGGACAACCGGACTCCAGACAGGAAATCGAGTTGAGGTGCAGTACCGCCTCAGACGAGTTGATGGCGCTTACCGTTGGCACATAGCGCAAGCTTTACCATTACGTGACGAGGGCGGCACAATTATCAAGTGGTTTGGCACCAGCACCGACATTGATGACCAAAAACGGTCAGAACAAGCATTACGGCAGAGCGAAGCACGGCTGCGGCTATTTGTAGAATCAGACATCATTGGTATTCACTTTGGCGATGTGTATGGAGGAGTGAGTGAGGTCAATGATGCCTATCTCCGTATTGTTGGCTATACCCGTAAAGATTTCCAACAAGGTCGAGTGTGCTGGAGAGATATAACGCCACCAGAGTATATCCCGTTGGATGAGGCGGCGATCGCCGAGGCAAAGGAGAAGAGAGTTTGCATTCCTTACGAAAAAGAGTACATCCGTAAAGATGGGACTCGTGTTCCTGTGTTAATTGGCTTTACTTTGATAGGGGAGAAACGGGAAGAGGCGATCGCCTTCATTCTAGATCTAAGCGATCGCAAGCGGGCAGAAGCCGCCCTCATTGAAAGCGAGCAACGCTTCCGTTATGTCACCGATACTGCTCCGATGATGGTTTGGATGTCCGGGAAAGATAAACTATTTAACTACTTCAATAAACCTTGGTTAGATTTTACCGGACGGACGATGGAGCAGGAGCTTGGCAATGGCTGGTTGCAAGGTGTGCATCCCGATGATTTCCTGCGTTGTCTAGAAAGATATACTCATGCATTTGATGCCCGCCAAGATTTCCGAATGGAGTACCGCCTCCAGCGATTTGATGGAGAGTATCGTTGGATTTTAGATATTGGTGTGCCTCGATTCACCCCTGAAGGCGAATTTCTTGGTTATATCGGCTCTTGTATAGACATTGAAAACCGCAAGCAAGCCGAAGCTCAAATTCGACAACTCAACGAAACCCTCGAAGAACGGGTAAAACAGCGGACATCTCAACTAGAAGCTGCCAACAAAGAACTGGAATCCTTTTCCTACTCAGTTTCCCATGACCTGCGGGCACCCTTGCGGCACATCACTGGATTCGTGGACTTGCTGCAAAAACGTCTCGGCTCAACAGCGCTGGATGAAACTAGTCAACGTTACCTCAACATTATTACCGAAGCCACCAAACAAGCAGGTAAATTAATTGATGATTTGTTAACATTCTCCCGTATGGGGCGCACAGAAATGCGTCATACCACCATTGATATGAATCTACTGGTGCGGGAGGTGCAAGGAGATCTCGTACCAGAAACCAAAAACTATCAGGTTTCCTGGCAAATAGAATCCTTGCCTCAGGTACAAGGCGACCCTTCTATGTTGCGGCTAGTTCTTCGCAATTTGCTAGAAAATGCTCTTAAATATAGTAAAACCCGCCCCACAACAGAAATAACTTTAGGCAGTATCAGCAGTGAGCAAGAAGTGGTATTCTTCGTGCGAGATAACGGCATTGGTTTCGATATGAAATATGCTCACAAACTCTTTGGCGTTTTTCAACGGCTGCACAGTGACCCACAATTTGAAGGAACGGGAGTTGGATTGGCAAATGTCCAACGCATTATTCACCGTCATGGTGGACGGGTTTGGGCAGAGAGTGAAATAGACAAGGTCGCGACTTTTTATTTTTCGCTACCAAGGAGATTTGAAGTGAGTAGTGGAGAGTAG
- the metG gene encoding methionine--tRNA ligase — MNEVNKTEKTFALTTPLYYVNDLPHIGSAYTTMAADVVARFQKLLGHRVLLITGTDEHGQKIQRTAESKGRSPQEYCDDIVPSFVSLWKLLNIQYDRFSRTTAPRHEAIVKEFFQRVWEAGDIYQGQQKGWYCVSCEEFKEERELLEAHRCPLHPNKQVEWRDEQNYFFRLSKYQENLQALYKSRPDFIQPESRRNEVLNFVNQGLQDFSISRVNLDWGFPVPVDPNHTIYVWFDALLGYVTALLEPDEEPTLENALAKWWPINLHLIGKDILRFHTVYWPAMLMSAGISLPERVFVHGFLTKDGQKMGKSLGNTLDPIILVERYGSDAVRYYFLKEIEFGKDGDFNESRFINVLNADLANDLGNLLNRTLNMVKKYCAGNVPTITNEDIPFEHPLKAIGLRLEEQVKNAYGALAFNQACAAILSLVQASNKFIDEQAPWSLYKQGQQQAVEKVLYAVLESVRLAAYLLSPVIPDISSDIYQQLGFEINFNEQIKTAIAAPFAIHGKWGVLTNQQKLAEPRPIFKRIEPPKND, encoded by the coding sequence ATGAATGAAGTGAATAAAACAGAAAAGACATTTGCGCTCACCACACCGCTCTATTATGTAAACGACTTACCCCATATTGGCAGTGCTTATACAACAATGGCAGCAGATGTGGTGGCGCGATTTCAAAAACTTTTGGGGCATAGGGTACTGCTGATTACGGGGACAGATGAGCATGGGCAAAAAATTCAGCGGACAGCCGAAAGTAAAGGGCGATCGCCACAAGAATACTGTGATGATATTGTGCCTAGTTTCGTTTCTTTGTGGAAGTTGCTGAACATTCAATATGATCGTTTTAGTCGCACCACAGCTCCTCGTCATGAAGCGATCGTTAAAGAATTTTTCCAGAGAGTATGGGAAGCAGGGGACATCTACCAAGGACAACAAAAAGGCTGGTACTGTGTCTCCTGTGAAGAATTCAAAGAAGAAAGAGAACTGTTAGAAGCGCACCGCTGTCCCCTCCATCCAAACAAACAAGTCGAGTGGCGCGACGAGCAGAACTACTTCTTCCGCTTATCTAAATATCAAGAGAACCTGCAAGCACTTTACAAGTCTCGACCGGATTTTATCCAACCAGAAAGCCGGCGAAATGAAGTCCTCAACTTTGTGAATCAAGGGTTGCAGGACTTCTCTATTTCGCGGGTGAACTTGGACTGGGGTTTTCCAGTACCAGTCGATCCCAACCATACTATTTATGTTTGGTTCGATGCACTTTTAGGTTATGTCACCGCTTTGCTAGAACCGGACGAAGAACCAACGTTAGAAAATGCCCTAGCAAAATGGTGGCCTATAAACCTGCACCTCATTGGTAAGGATATCCTGCGCTTCCACACAGTGTACTGGCCTGCAATGCTCATGTCAGCGGGCATTTCATTGCCAGAGCGAGTCTTTGTGCATGGCTTTTTGACCAAAGATGGTCAGAAAATGGGCAAAAGTCTGGGTAATACCCTTGATCCCATAATTCTGGTAGAACGTTATGGTAGTGATGCTGTTCGTTATTACTTCCTTAAGGAAATCGAATTTGGCAAGGATGGCGACTTTAATGAAAGTAGATTCATTAATGTTTTGAATGCAGATTTGGCGAATGATTTAGGTAATTTGCTAAATCGAACTCTAAACATGGTGAAGAAATACTGTGCTGGAAATGTGCCGACAATTACAAATGAAGATATTCCTTTTGAACATCCTTTGAAAGCGATTGGTTTACGTCTTGAGGAACAGGTGAAAAATGCGTATGGAGCGTTAGCTTTCAATCAAGCTTGTGCAGCTATCCTTTCACTGGTGCAAGCCAGCAATAAGTTTATTGATGAACAAGCTCCTTGGTCATTGTATAAACAAGGACAGCAGCAAGCAGTAGAAAAGGTTCTATATGCAGTACTTGAATCAGTGAGATTAGCAGCTTATCTCTTGTCTCCAGTGATTCCTGATATCAGTAGTGATATTTACCAGCAATTGGGCTTTGAAATAAATTTTAACGAGCAAATAAAAACTGCCATAGCTGCTCCTTTTGCCATTCATGGGAAATGGGGGGTGCTAACCAATCAACAAAAGCTGGCTGAACCCCGACCAATTTTTAAGCGAATAGAACCTCCTAAAAACGATTAG
- a CDS encoding lysophospholipid acyltransferase family protein: protein MSVNSPLEISRWLLAALSTKIFRYYEDRIPQDASVLVVSNHRSFMDAPILMAVLSSPIRFACHHYMGQVPIMREIVTGQLGCFPLEEANQQRQQSFFQQSQLLLQSKQIVGVFPEGTKPMVEFTQPNRVGEFQRGFAHLALRAQVQDLAILPIAIASLEEVNTSAVPLRLLSLFDPSEPLFNQSGWHPLVTYRRVAVLIGRPYWIKLLEKEKYQGKKAKTVVTELTNHCHSEITNLLREGCY, encoded by the coding sequence ATGAGTGTAAATAGCCCCCTTGAGATTTCTCGCTGGTTACTGGCGGCGCTATCAACAAAAATATTTCGCTACTACGAGGATCGCATTCCTCAAGATGCCAGTGTGTTAGTAGTGAGCAATCACCGCAGCTTTATGGATGCACCAATTTTAATGGCGGTGCTATCGAGTCCAATTCGCTTTGCTTGCCATCACTACATGGGACAAGTCCCAATAATGCGGGAGATTGTCACGGGACAATTGGGCTGTTTTCCCCTAGAGGAGGCAAATCAACAACGCCAGCAAAGCTTTTTTCAGCAGTCACAACTCCTGTTGCAGTCAAAGCAAATAGTAGGAGTCTTTCCCGAAGGAACAAAACCAATGGTGGAATTTACCCAACCGAACCGGGTAGGTGAATTTCAACGAGGTTTTGCCCATTTGGCATTGCGAGCGCAGGTGCAGGACTTAGCAATTTTGCCAATCGCGATAGCGTCCCTTGAAGAAGTTAACACATCTGCCGTACCTTTGAGGCTGTTAAGTTTGTTTGATCCGTCAGAACCTTTATTTAATCAATCAGGTTGGCATCCCTTAGTCACATATCGTCGCGTTGCCGTACTGATTGGTCGCCCATATTGGATTAAACTCTTAGAAAAAGAAAAATATCAAGGGAAAAAAGCCAAAACTGTGGTGACGGAATTGACAAATCATTGTCACTCCGAAATTACTAACTTACTGCGTGAAGGCTGCTATTAA